A single region of the Corallococcus silvisoli genome encodes:
- a CDS encoding uracil-DNA glycosylase, producing the protein MLVDGLPEDWKQVLHDAIHAPSFKALETFVREERKEHTVFPSEEDLFSAFRLTPYADVRVLLLGQDPYHGPGQAHGLAFSVQPGVPPPPSLVNMFKELQSDVGAPKPRDGSLIPWAKQGVLLLNTVLTVRQATPNSHAKHGWEHFTDAVIRAVSARPDPVVFLLWGKPAQKKTALIDSKRHIVLEGVHPSPLSASKGFFGSKPFSTTNAALEKHGQRPIDWALPA; encoded by the coding sequence ATGCTGGTGGACGGGTTGCCCGAGGACTGGAAGCAGGTGCTGCATGACGCCATCCACGCGCCGTCGTTCAAGGCGCTGGAGACGTTCGTGCGCGAGGAACGCAAGGAACACACCGTGTTCCCGTCGGAGGAGGACCTGTTCTCCGCGTTCCGTCTCACGCCCTACGCCGACGTGCGCGTGCTGCTGCTGGGCCAGGACCCCTACCACGGCCCCGGACAGGCCCATGGCCTGGCCTTCTCCGTCCAGCCCGGCGTCCCCCCACCGCCCTCGCTCGTGAACATGTTCAAGGAGCTCCAGAGCGACGTGGGCGCCCCGAAGCCGCGCGACGGGTCGCTCATCCCTTGGGCGAAACAGGGCGTGCTCCTGCTCAACACCGTGCTCACCGTGCGCCAGGCCACGCCCAACAGCCACGCGAAGCACGGCTGGGAGCACTTCACCGACGCCGTCATCCGCGCCGTGAGCGCCAGGCCAGACCCCGTCGTCTTCCTGCTCTGGGGCAAGCCCGCCCAGAAGAAGACCGCCCTCATCGACTCGAAGCGCCACATCGTGCTGGAGGGCGTGCACCCCTCGCCGCTGTCCGCCAGCAAGGGGTTCTTCGGGAGCAAGCCCTTCAGCACCACCAACGCCGCGCTCGAGAAGCACGGCCAGCGCCCCATCGATTGGGCGCTGCCCGCGTAG
- a CDS encoding TPM domain-containing protein, with protein MANTFLEDAARTQAAEAVAAIESQTSAEVVVSVRSASGHYAHTDARLGASAAFGVLLVLLFIPQDIHLFAFPPAVLLAFAAGALASRLLPALRRALTSRKLQEDSVRTAAQAAFTALGVSRTSRRTGILVFVSLFERRVEVVCDHGVDTALLGAEWQEALTRLAATLAASTVPGPFFEALLRIQAPLARVLPRQEDDVNELPDMPGAVA; from the coding sequence ATGGCCAACACCTTCCTCGAAGACGCCGCCCGGACCCAGGCCGCCGAAGCTGTCGCGGCCATTGAATCGCAGACGTCCGCGGAGGTCGTGGTGTCGGTGCGCTCCGCCTCCGGCCACTACGCCCACACCGATGCCCGGTTGGGCGCGAGCGCCGCGTTCGGGGTGCTCCTGGTGCTCCTGTTCATTCCCCAGGACATCCACCTGTTCGCCTTCCCGCCCGCGGTGCTCCTGGCCTTCGCGGCGGGGGCGCTGGCGAGCCGCCTGCTCCCGGCGCTCCGCCGCGCGCTCACCTCGCGCAAGCTCCAGGAGGACTCCGTGCGCACCGCCGCGCAAGCCGCCTTCACCGCGCTGGGCGTGTCGCGCACCTCGCGGCGCACCGGCATCCTCGTGTTCGTCTCCCTCTTCGAGCGCCGCGTGGAGGTCGTCTGCGACCACGGCGTGGACACCGCGCTCCTGGGCGCCGAGTGGCAGGAGGCGCTGACGCGGCTGGCCGCCACGCTGGCCGCGTCCACCGTGCCCGGCCCCTTCTTCGAGGCCCTGCTCCGCATCCAGGCGCCGCTGGCCCGCGTCCTGCCCCGCCAGGAGGATGACGTGAACGAACTGCCGGACATGCCCGGAGCCGTCGCGTGA
- a CDS encoding TIM44-like domain-containing protein yields MRGSRTFLLAVALLLGLGFGALPVSEARPGGGNSYRGSSSSRSSSGSRSSSSSGSRSSSFGSSSRSSSSSGSRSYASSSGGESSSSGGGGANGTVFVMPLVVAVVLLLAIRAKSRSDEEEWSTTAPKAPPPRRQDSLRAKLEGLARVGPRGSDGRLQPLDPDFSIVLFEDFVYSLFARVHEARGGDRLDTLGGWLSDSAIASLRELGTPDAVKAVVVGATTYESVEGVGAKSRRVRVVLRFEANYTEVSRSEQSWYVAEEWRLERGAFVKSRPPEDVRAFKCPHCGAPLDAVQGNTCSYCNTVVNTGGYDWVVTRVTSRERERRGPQLTGTTEEEGTELPTVKDPHARERMDALRKEDPSATAMAVRKRLEFIFGEMQTAWSQREWQGMRPFLSDNLFQTQLYWINAYRQAGLRNITEDARITGVTLARVTRDAYFDAVTLRMHAVSLDYTVRDQDGQVVGGSRTRERAYSEYWTLIRGRGVKGSPSTRKACPSCGAPLSINMAGHCTHCQARVVSGEFDWVLSRIEQDESYQG; encoded by the coding sequence GTGAGGGGCTCAAGGACCTTCCTGCTCGCCGTCGCGCTGCTCCTGGGGCTGGGCTTCGGCGCCCTCCCTGTCTCCGAGGCGCGCCCCGGCGGCGGCAATTCCTATCGGGGCTCGTCGAGCAGCCGGAGCTCCTCTGGCAGCCGGTCCTCCTCCAGCTCCGGCAGCCGCTCCTCTTCGTTCGGCTCCAGCAGCCGGTCCTCCTCCAGCTCCGGCAGCCGCTCCTACGCCAGCTCCAGCGGCGGCGAGTCGTCGTCCTCGGGGGGCGGAGGCGCCAATGGAACGGTCTTCGTCATGCCGCTGGTCGTGGCCGTCGTGCTCCTCCTGGCCATCCGCGCGAAGTCCAGGTCGGACGAGGAGGAGTGGAGCACGACGGCGCCGAAGGCCCCTCCGCCCCGGCGCCAGGACTCGCTGCGCGCGAAGCTCGAGGGGCTGGCTCGCGTGGGGCCTCGCGGTTCGGACGGGCGGTTGCAGCCGTTGGATCCGGACTTCTCCATCGTCCTCTTCGAGGACTTCGTCTATTCGCTCTTCGCCCGGGTGCACGAGGCGCGCGGCGGCGACCGCCTGGACACGCTGGGCGGCTGGCTGTCCGACAGCGCCATCGCCTCGCTCAGGGAGCTGGGGACGCCGGACGCGGTGAAGGCCGTGGTGGTGGGCGCGACCACGTACGAGTCGGTGGAGGGCGTGGGCGCGAAGAGCCGGCGCGTCCGCGTGGTCCTGCGCTTCGAGGCCAACTACACGGAGGTCTCCAGGTCCGAGCAGAGCTGGTACGTCGCGGAGGAGTGGCGCCTGGAGCGGGGCGCGTTCGTGAAGTCACGGCCGCCCGAAGACGTGCGCGCGTTCAAGTGCCCCCACTGCGGCGCGCCGCTGGATGCGGTGCAGGGGAACACCTGCTCCTATTGCAACACGGTGGTGAACACCGGCGGGTACGACTGGGTGGTGACCCGCGTGACGTCGCGGGAGCGGGAGCGGCGCGGCCCCCAGCTCACCGGCACCACGGAGGAGGAGGGCACCGAGCTGCCCACGGTCAAGGACCCCCACGCGCGGGAGCGGATGGACGCGCTGCGGAAGGAGGATCCGTCCGCGACGGCCATGGCCGTGCGCAAGCGCCTGGAGTTCATCTTCGGCGAGATGCAGACGGCCTGGTCCCAGCGCGAGTGGCAGGGCATGCGGCCCTTCCTCAGCGACAACCTCTTCCAGACGCAGCTCTATTGGATCAACGCCTACCGCCAGGCCGGTCTGCGCAACATCACGGAGGACGCGCGCATCACGGGCGTGACGCTCGCGCGGGTGACCCGGGATGCCTACTTCGACGCCGTCACCCTGCGCATGCACGCCGTCAGCCTGGACTACACCGTGCGGGACCAGGACGGGCAGGTCGTGGGCGGCAGCCGGACGCGGGAGCGGGCGTACAGCGAGTACTGGACGCTCATCCGCGGCCGGGGCGTGAAGGGCAGCCCCTCGACGCGCAAGGCGTGCCCGTCGTGCGGCGCCCCCCTGTCCATCAACATGGCGGGCCACTGCACGCACTGCCAGGCGCGGGTGGTCTCCGGTGAATTCGATTGGGTGCTCAGCCGCATCGAGCAGGACGAGTCCTATCAGGGCTGA
- a CDS encoding acyl-CoA thioesterase yields MTAAFLAATLVEPMEPGHYRSRYEAAWYQGRGAYGGVVAGQVLRALEHHLNDARRPVRSLTVHFCSPAVEGIADVHTRIERAGKLVTHATARVEGSGGVVAVATATFGAARGGAPAYQEFVMPEVPAPEALTPVSEDAPMPDFCRFFEYHFCVGPAPYSGGSVAEVGGWLRPRDPTVLDGPLCVGLMDAYPPSVLSRMDGFRAAASVDFSVQFFQTFPVAGLAPDARYLRTGRSRHASDGYTEESQLLWTQDGTLLAQCRQLVAVLG; encoded by the coding sequence ATGACCGCCGCCTTCCTCGCCGCCACCCTCGTTGAACCGATGGAACCCGGGCACTACCGCTCCCGCTACGAGGCGGCCTGGTATCAAGGCCGTGGCGCCTACGGCGGCGTGGTGGCGGGGCAGGTGCTGCGCGCGCTGGAGCACCACCTGAATGACGCCCGGCGGCCGGTGCGCTCGCTCACGGTGCACTTCTGCTCGCCCGCCGTGGAGGGCATCGCGGATGTGCACACGCGCATCGAGCGCGCCGGCAAGCTCGTCACCCACGCCACCGCGCGCGTGGAGGGAAGCGGAGGCGTGGTCGCCGTCGCGACCGCCACGTTCGGTGCCGCGCGCGGGGGCGCCCCTGCCTATCAAGAGTTCGTCATGCCGGAGGTGCCGGCCCCGGAGGCGCTGACGCCCGTCTCCGAGGACGCGCCGATGCCGGACTTCTGCCGCTTCTTCGAGTACCACTTCTGCGTGGGCCCGGCGCCGTACTCGGGCGGCTCCGTGGCGGAGGTGGGGGGCTGGCTGCGGCCGCGCGACCCCACCGTGCTGGATGGGCCCCTGTGCGTGGGGCTGATGGATGCGTATCCGCCGTCGGTGCTGTCGCGCATGGACGGCTTCCGCGCGGCCGCGTCGGTGGACTTCAGCGTGCAGTTCTTCCAGACGTTCCCCGTGGCGGGGCTCGCGCCGGATGCGCGCTACCTGCGCACCGGCCGCTCCCGGCATGCCTCCGACGGCTACACGGAGGAGTCGCAGCTGCTCTGGACCCAGGACGGCACGCTGCTCGCGCAGTGCCGTCAGCTCGTCGCCGTGCTCGGCTGA
- a CDS encoding response regulator, with product MPSVLVIDDDRFVLATVGDVLRGAGYTVLTVQSPAEAFHLDLTGVSAILCDYNMPEMTGSDVLVAIRELQECQAPFIFLTGHSELDDLIPVAIRYGAELLPKPVDPAELTRLLRKQLAA from the coding sequence ATGCCAAGCGTGTTGGTCATCGACGATGACCGCTTCGTCCTCGCGACCGTGGGGGATGTCCTGCGTGGCGCGGGCTACACGGTGCTGACCGTGCAGTCCCCCGCGGAGGCGTTCCACCTGGACCTGACTGGCGTGTCCGCCATCCTGTGCGACTACAACATGCCGGAGATGACCGGCTCCGACGTGCTCGTCGCCATCCGCGAGCTGCAGGAGTGCCAGGCGCCGTTCATCTTCCTCACCGGCCACTCGGAGCTGGACGACCTGATTCCCGTGGCCATCCGCTACGGCGCGGAGCTCCTGCCCAAGCCCGTGGACCCGGCGGAGCTGACGCGGCTGTTGCGCAAGCAGCTGGCGGCCTGA
- a CDS encoding M24 family metallopeptidase, whose translation MTRIRPVLLSALLSASLAHAAPAVPSAEGAWPRVRKERLQKLLPQAMARAGVDAWVVLCRENDNDPLAGHIGGENAGGTAAFLFLRDGDALRSVALSPAGEATALKDMGVVDEVVPLERGTDLHALVAARLVKAKPAKVAINSSEQMPIADGLSATQRAKLEAALTPALRKKLVSSEDLVAEWLSVKLPEEVDFMRKAADLTAKLEEEAYRTVVPGKTRDSDVARFLKKRIAELGVGDGWQPDQNPNVNSGPTRGHSNATDRVIQPGDFIQTDFGIRVGDTWVTDIQRFAYVLAPGETQPPAEALAKWEKSKKGSRIALAAMKPGVRGYDVDKAQRDWMREAGSEPVMWGTGHPVGYWAHDAGPALSGAASGKPPTGSALRPLRPGQVFAFDGFFAWKDGSSPDALRILSVEEMAVVTETGAEYLNPPQEKLILIPSLTAVTTPQP comes from the coding sequence ATGACGCGCATCCGGCCCGTTCTCCTCTCCGCCCTGTTGTCCGCCTCCCTCGCCCACGCGGCGCCCGCCGTGCCCTCCGCGGAAGGCGCCTGGCCCCGGGTGCGCAAGGAGCGCCTCCAGAAGCTGCTGCCCCAGGCCATGGCCCGCGCGGGCGTGGATGCGTGGGTGGTGCTCTGCCGTGAGAACGACAACGACCCGCTCGCCGGCCACATTGGCGGGGAGAACGCGGGCGGCACCGCCGCGTTCCTGTTCCTGCGCGACGGCGACGCGCTGCGCTCCGTGGCGCTGTCCCCCGCGGGCGAGGCCACCGCGCTCAAGGACATGGGCGTGGTGGATGAGGTGGTGCCGCTGGAGCGGGGCACGGACCTCCACGCGCTCGTGGCCGCGCGGCTCGTGAAGGCGAAGCCCGCGAAGGTGGCCATCAATTCGTCGGAGCAGATGCCCATCGCGGACGGGCTGTCCGCCACGCAGCGCGCGAAGCTGGAGGCGGCGCTGACGCCCGCGCTGCGCAAGAAGCTGGTGTCCTCCGAGGACCTGGTCGCCGAGTGGCTGTCGGTGAAGCTGCCGGAGGAGGTGGACTTCATGCGCAAGGCCGCGGACCTCACCGCGAAGCTGGAGGAGGAGGCGTACCGCACGGTGGTGCCGGGCAAGACGCGGGACTCGGACGTGGCGCGCTTCCTGAAGAAGCGCATCGCGGAGCTGGGCGTGGGCGACGGCTGGCAGCCGGACCAGAACCCCAACGTGAACAGCGGGCCCACGCGCGGGCACTCCAACGCCACCGACCGCGTCATCCAGCCGGGGGACTTCATCCAGACGGACTTCGGCATCCGCGTGGGCGACACGTGGGTGACGGACATCCAGCGCTTCGCCTACGTGCTGGCGCCGGGGGAGACGCAGCCCCCCGCGGAGGCGCTGGCGAAGTGGGAGAAGTCGAAGAAGGGCAGCCGCATCGCGCTCGCGGCGATGAAGCCCGGCGTGCGCGGCTACGACGTGGACAAGGCCCAGCGCGACTGGATGCGCGAGGCGGGCTCCGAGCCCGTGATGTGGGGCACCGGCCATCCCGTGGGCTACTGGGCCCATGACGCGGGCCCCGCGCTGTCCGGCGCCGCGTCCGGCAAGCCGCCCACCGGCTCCGCGCTGCGCCCGCTGCGGCCCGGGCAGGTGTTCGCCTTCGACGGCTTCTTCGCGTGGAAGGACGGCAGCAGCCCGGATGCGCTGCGCATCCTCTCCGTGGAGGAGATGGCCGTCGTCACCGAGACCGGCGCCGAATACCTCAACCCACCCCAGGAAAAGCTCATCCTCATCCCGTCCCTCACCGCCGTGACGACTCCGCAACCTTGA
- a CDS encoding SAM-dependent methyltransferase: MRVERTESAEDRVPGDEDRELRWQALQARLYAPLTEAVLRGAGLRPGMRVLDVGCGVGSVSFLAAEQVGSTGEVVGLDREARALTWARRRAEALGLSHVRFQEGSLETLQRGEPFDAIVSRLVLMYQPDPSAFVQQMAEHLRPGGVMALHELELSAMGLVHPKLPLFHRIWSWMLPTCERVGIKVHMGMELVATLRRAGLVVADGVVGGRVGVTPDSDPTHTLVETVRTLLPHMQRLGVALPMEVDVDTLAARLAAELRTGGGVLVPSLMVGVWGHRPGTV, translated from the coding sequence ATGCGCGTCGAGAGAACGGAATCCGCGGAGGACCGCGTCCCGGGCGATGAGGACCGGGAGCTGCGGTGGCAGGCGCTCCAGGCCCGGCTGTACGCGCCGCTGACGGAGGCGGTGCTGCGCGGCGCGGGGCTGCGGCCCGGCATGCGGGTGCTGGACGTGGGCTGTGGCGTGGGCAGCGTGTCGTTCCTCGCCGCGGAGCAGGTGGGCTCCACGGGCGAGGTGGTGGGGCTCGACCGCGAGGCCCGCGCGCTCACGTGGGCCCGGCGCCGCGCCGAGGCGCTGGGGCTGTCCCACGTCCGCTTCCAGGAGGGCAGCCTGGAGACCCTTCAGCGCGGGGAGCCCTTCGACGCCATCGTGAGCCGGCTGGTGCTGATGTACCAGCCCGACCCCAGCGCGTTCGTGCAGCAGATGGCGGAGCACCTGCGCCCCGGTGGCGTGATGGCGCTGCACGAGCTGGAGCTGTCGGCCATGGGCCTGGTGCACCCGAAGCTGCCGCTGTTCCACCGCATCTGGAGCTGGATGCTGCCCACCTGCGAACGGGTGGGCATCAAGGTGCACATGGGGATGGAGCTGGTGGCCACGCTCCGGCGCGCGGGGCTGGTGGTGGCGGACGGCGTGGTGGGAGGGCGCGTGGGCGTGACGCCGGACTCGGACCCCACGCACACCCTGGTGGAGACCGTGCGCACGCTGCTGCCCCACATGCAGCGGCTGGGCGTGGCGCTGCCCATGGAGGTGGACGTCGACACGCTGGCCGCCCGGCTCGCCGCCGAGCTGCGCACGGGCGGCGGCGTGCTGGTGCCCAGCCTGATGGTGGGGGTCTGGGGCCACCGGCCGGGCACTGTCTGA
- a CDS encoding tetratricopeptide repeat protein, whose product MARTAPRKSPAKAKKQPARPAAPAKPSARPVKAKVEPHRAATSGPKPPVLEGEPVFDTGPAADPREGATKRLPAGESKGGVLPFEIDPAQLEAGLKKLRGELVHWTNKGRYTKVRFKFRGKQLLPDLPLAAVVAAEGLSFYWGGILRMLVANVVGKSVLEVELVNDADKRVQAGREALLSGDVDQALALFREALAMDRDNASAHLNVGVALKLRGDRAGALAAFDAAKARDPQGGVGAEAERLAASLRPKA is encoded by the coding sequence ATGGCAAGAACGGCACCCCGCAAGTCCCCGGCGAAGGCGAAGAAGCAGCCCGCCCGCCCGGCCGCGCCCGCGAAGCCCTCGGCCCGGCCGGTGAAGGCGAAGGTGGAGCCCCACCGCGCCGCCACCTCCGGCCCGAAGCCTCCCGTGCTGGAGGGCGAGCCCGTCTTCGACACCGGCCCCGCGGCCGACCCTCGCGAGGGCGCCACGAAGCGCCTGCCCGCCGGTGAGTCGAAGGGCGGGGTGCTGCCTTTTGAAATCGATCCCGCCCAGCTGGAAGCAGGCCTCAAGAAGCTCCGGGGCGAGCTGGTGCACTGGACCAACAAGGGCCGCTACACCAAGGTGCGCTTCAAGTTCCGGGGCAAGCAGCTGCTGCCCGACCTGCCCCTGGCCGCCGTCGTCGCCGCGGAGGGGCTGTCGTTCTACTGGGGCGGCATCCTGCGCATGCTCGTGGCCAACGTCGTGGGCAAGAGCGTGCTGGAGGTCGAGCTGGTCAACGACGCGGACAAGCGCGTGCAGGCGGGCCGCGAGGCGCTCCTTTCCGGTGATGTGGACCAGGCGCTCGCGCTGTTCCGCGAGGCGCTCGCCATGGACCGCGACAACGCCTCCGCGCACCTCAACGTGGGCGTCGCGCTGAAGCTTCGGGGCGACCGCGCCGGGGCCCTGGCCGCGTTCGACGCCGCGAAGGCCAGGGACCCCCAGGGCGGCGTGGGCGCGGAAGCCGAACGGCTGGCCGCGAGCCTCCGCCCGAAGGCCTGA
- the gyrA gene encoding DNA gyrase subunit A: MADDTTDTPATPPAPPPSSGAGELIPINIEDEMRRSYLDYSMSVIIGRALPDVRDGLKPVHRRVLFAMNDLGNLHNRAYKKSARVVGDVIGKYHPHGDSSVYDAMVRLAQEWSLRYLLVDGQGNFGSVDGDSPAAMRYTEVRMERLAEDLLSDIDKETVEFGPNYDDSLEEPLVLPAKFPNLLVNGSSGIAVGMTTNIPPHNMTEVVSGTLHLIENPDCTVLDLMEFIEGPDFPTAAIITGREGIRRAYETGRGSMTIRARTEIETNKKGDREAIIVTEIPYQVNKARLIEKIAELVREKKLEGISDIRDESDRQGMRIVIELKRDAISQVVLNNLFSMTQMETTFGAVMLAIDGGQPRTLNLKELLDRFIAHRRDVVTRRTRYELRKALARMHIVEGLLVAQDLIDLVVSLIRASRDPDEARWGLMNILSPDLYTRERFQNLDRIDYAKAKAQMELLVSRARNEEPAYGGLEHKYEGAGFSEDQAQNILEMRLQRLTGLQREELFKELIGLVRDIARLRDILANEKSLLGVIKAELMEIRERYGDKRRTEITGAVDDFTSEDLIAEETMVVTLSHTGYVKRSPLSEYRAQKRGGRGKTGAGTKEDDFVTKVFVASTHAYLMPITTKGKLYSLKVHQIPQGSRTSRGKAIVNLVQFGEGERLAQVLVTRDFPENRYVFFVTKKGVVKRTDLSAFESVRASGIIALGIDDGDELVGVMITDGTKDILLSTATGMSIRFKEEDVRSMGRQAYGVKGITLEDGDEVVGADLLDKEPEEGQTPAEQGSAILTVTENGYGKRTEGGEYRQQGRGGKGIIDIKTTERNGRVVGVVQVKDSDEVMLVTNGGMLIRMKVKEISVIGRNTQGVRLIALENGEEKVMAISKLPEGEESEEEADETTSPVEAAGEASDAAPADAAAAEAPAGEPAPEGEPGSEG; this comes from the coding sequence ATGGCTGACGACACCACCGACACGCCGGCAACGCCCCCCGCGCCTCCTCCGTCGAGCGGCGCCGGAGAGCTCATTCCCATCAACATCGAAGACGAGATGCGCCGTTCGTATCTCGACTACTCGATGTCCGTCATCATCGGCCGCGCGCTGCCTGACGTGCGCGACGGCTTGAAGCCCGTGCACCGTCGCGTCCTCTTCGCGATGAACGACCTGGGCAACCTCCACAACCGCGCCTACAAGAAGAGCGCGCGCGTGGTGGGTGATGTCATCGGTAAGTACCACCCGCACGGCGACTCGTCCGTCTACGACGCCATGGTGCGCCTGGCGCAGGAGTGGAGCCTCCGCTACCTGCTGGTGGACGGCCAGGGCAACTTCGGCTCGGTGGACGGCGACTCGCCGGCGGCCATGCGCTACACGGAAGTGCGCATGGAGCGGCTGGCGGAGGACCTCCTGTCGGACATCGACAAGGAGACCGTCGAGTTCGGCCCCAACTACGACGACTCGCTGGAGGAGCCGCTCGTCCTGCCGGCCAAGTTCCCCAACCTCCTCGTCAACGGGAGCAGCGGCATCGCGGTGGGCATGACCACCAACATCCCGCCGCACAACATGACTGAGGTGGTGTCCGGGACGCTGCACCTGATCGAGAACCCGGACTGCACCGTCCTGGACCTGATGGAGTTCATCGAGGGACCGGACTTCCCCACCGCGGCCATCATCACCGGTCGCGAGGGCATCCGGCGCGCCTACGAGACGGGCCGCGGCTCCATGACCATCCGTGCGCGCACGGAGATCGAAACGAACAAGAAGGGCGACCGTGAGGCCATCATCGTCACGGAGATCCCCTACCAGGTGAACAAGGCGCGCCTCATCGAGAAGATCGCCGAGCTGGTGCGCGAGAAGAAGCTGGAGGGCATCAGCGACATCCGCGACGAGAGCGACCGGCAGGGCATGCGCATCGTCATCGAGCTCAAGCGCGATGCCATCTCCCAGGTGGTGCTCAACAACCTCTTCTCCATGACGCAGATGGAGACGACGTTCGGCGCGGTGATGCTGGCCATCGACGGCGGGCAGCCGCGCACGCTCAACCTGAAGGAGCTGCTGGACCGCTTCATCGCGCACCGCCGCGACGTGGTGACGCGCCGCACGCGCTACGAGCTGCGCAAGGCGCTCGCGCGCATGCACATCGTGGAAGGCCTGCTCGTCGCGCAGGACCTCATCGACCTGGTGGTCAGCCTCATCCGCGCGTCTCGCGACCCGGACGAGGCCCGCTGGGGCCTGATGAACATCCTGTCGCCGGACCTCTACACGCGCGAGCGCTTCCAGAACCTGGATCGCATCGACTACGCGAAGGCCAAGGCGCAGATGGAGCTGCTGGTCAGCCGCGCGCGCAACGAGGAGCCGGCGTACGGCGGCCTGGAGCACAAGTACGAGGGCGCGGGCTTCAGCGAGGACCAGGCGCAGAACATCCTGGAGATGCGCCTGCAGCGGCTCACCGGCCTGCAGCGCGAGGAGCTGTTCAAGGAGCTCATCGGGCTGGTGCGCGACATCGCGCGGCTGCGCGACATCCTCGCCAACGAGAAGAGCCTGCTGGGCGTCATCAAGGCGGAGCTGATGGAGATCCGCGAGCGCTACGGCGACAAGCGCCGCACGGAGATCACGGGCGCGGTGGATGACTTCACCAGCGAGGACCTCATCGCCGAGGAGACGATGGTGGTGACGCTCTCGCACACGGGCTACGTGAAGCGCTCGCCCCTGTCGGAGTACCGGGCGCAGAAGCGCGGCGGGCGCGGCAAGACGGGCGCGGGGACGAAGGAGGACGACTTCGTCACCAAGGTGTTCGTGGCCAGCACGCACGCGTACCTGATGCCCATCACCACCAAGGGCAAGCTGTACTCGCTGAAGGTGCACCAGATTCCGCAGGGCAGCCGCACGTCACGGGGCAAGGCCATCGTGAACCTGGTGCAGTTCGGGGAAGGGGAGCGGCTGGCGCAGGTGCTGGTGACGCGCGACTTCCCGGAGAACCGCTACGTCTTCTTCGTCACGAAGAAGGGCGTGGTGAAGCGCACGGACCTGAGCGCGTTCGAGAGCGTCCGGGCCAGCGGCATCATCGCGCTGGGCATCGACGACGGTGACGAGCTGGTGGGCGTGATGATCACCGACGGGACGAAGGACATCCTCCTGTCCACGGCCACGGGCATGAGCATCCGCTTCAAGGAAGAGGATGTGCGCTCCATGGGCCGTCAGGCCTACGGCGTGAAGGGCATCACGCTGGAGGACGGCGACGAGGTGGTGGGCGCGGACCTCCTGGACAAGGAGCCCGAGGAGGGCCAGACGCCGGCGGAGCAGGGCAGCGCCATCCTCACGGTGACGGAGAACGGCTACGGCAAGCGCACGGAGGGCGGCGAGTACCGCCAGCAGGGCCGTGGCGGCAAGGGCATCATCGACATCAAGACCACCGAGCGGAACGGCCGCGTGGTGGGCGTGGTGCAGGTGAAGGACAGCGACGAGGTGATGCTCGTCACCAACGGCGGGATGCTCATCCGCATGAAGGTGAAGGAGATCTCCGTCATCGGCCGCAACACGCAGGGCGTGCGCCTCATCGCGCTGGAGAACGGCGAGGAGAAGGTGATGGCCATCTCCAAGCTGCCAGAGGGCGAGGAGTCCGAGGAGGAGGCCGACGAGACCACGTCTCCGGTGGAGGCGGCGGGAGAGGCTTCGGACGCCGCGCCGGCGGACGCCGCGGCTGCGGAGGCCCCGGCGGGTGAGCCCGCTCCGGAAGGCGAGCCCGGCTCGGAAGGCTGA
- a CDS encoding nuclear transport factor 2 family protein, which translates to MSRLLIACAVLLAIPSFAQAPSAPASPPQAAAPEEKPHPLKAAADRTQAALAQLPPAKPEDVKSQDAILKALYDVISGPAGAPRDWQRFRSLFYPGAQLIPLVKPPGATTLVARPITPDDYVTWGQQATATHGFFEKETARKTHAFGALVEVMSTYEARGTQDGPLIAKGANSIQLFNDGQRWWVMSIFWLDEATAGLKVPKDVSQK; encoded by the coding sequence ATGTCACGCCTGCTCATCGCCTGCGCGGTCCTGCTGGCAATCCCGTCCTTCGCCCAGGCCCCCAGCGCCCCGGCGTCACCGCCCCAGGCCGCCGCCCCCGAGGAGAAGCCCCACCCGCTGAAGGCCGCCGCCGACCGCACCCAGGCCGCCCTCGCCCAGCTGCCCCCCGCGAAGCCCGAGGACGTGAAGTCCCAGGACGCCATCCTCAAGGCCCTCTACGACGTCATCAGCGGGCCCGCGGGCGCACCCCGCGACTGGCAGCGCTTCCGCTCCCTCTTCTACCCGGGCGCCCAGCTGATCCCGCTCGTGAAGCCCCCGGGCGCGACCACGCTCGTCGCACGCCCCATCACCCCGGACGACTACGTGACGTGGGGCCAGCAGGCCACCGCCACGCACGGCTTCTTCGAGAAGGAGACCGCGCGCAAGACCCATGCCTTCGGCGCGCTCGTCGAGGTGATGAGCACCTATGAAGCGCGCGGCACGCAGGACGGGCCGCTCATCGCCAAGGGCGCCAACAGCATCCAGCTCTTCAACGACGGCCAGCGCTGGTGGGTGATGAGCATCTTCTGGCTGGACGAGGCCACCGCGGGCCTCAAGGTGCCCAAGGACGTCAGCCAGAAGTAG